A single window of Pseudarthrobacter defluvii DNA harbors:
- a CDS encoding TetR/AcrR family transcriptional regulator, whose amino-acid sequence MTIPLSSPDVEPAARSRRELNKAATRQAITDAALGLLRSKGPGNFTVEDIADAAGISRRTFFNYFGSTDAALASIVHGFLDNAIQQLRLRPAEEPMLESAQAALVALADPKAVAPLAELFTLTQQSPLMSHTELEAWDHCRAQVFMVARERLAGTPGEQDELYVHALAGSIISCGKAAMEVWFSRRGPDLSPASLAELRQLLIDAMALLGAGFTTTAFPSATRSS is encoded by the coding sequence GTGACAATCCCCCTTTCCTCGCCGGACGTGGAGCCTGCCGCCCGGTCGCGGCGTGAGCTGAACAAGGCTGCCACCCGCCAGGCCATCACGGACGCCGCGCTGGGGCTCCTGCGCTCCAAGGGCCCGGGGAACTTCACCGTGGAGGACATCGCCGACGCCGCGGGCATTTCGCGCCGCACCTTCTTCAACTACTTCGGCAGCACCGACGCCGCCCTGGCGTCCATCGTCCACGGCTTCCTGGACAACGCCATCCAGCAGCTGCGCCTCCGCCCGGCGGAGGAGCCCATGCTGGAGTCAGCCCAGGCCGCACTGGTGGCCCTGGCTGACCCCAAGGCCGTGGCCCCGCTGGCGGAACTGTTCACGCTGACCCAGCAGAGCCCGCTGATGTCCCACACGGAACTAGAGGCGTGGGACCACTGCCGGGCGCAGGTGTTTATGGTTGCCCGCGAGCGCCTGGCCGGTACCCCCGGAGAGCAGGACGAGCTGTATGTCCATGCCCTGGCCGGCTCCATCATCTCCTGTGGCAAGGCCGCCATGGAGGTCTGGTTCAGCCGGCGCGGTCCGGACCTGTCACCCGCCTCTCTGGCGGAACTCCGCCAATTGCTTATTGATGCCATGGCCCTGCTGGGCGCCGGCTTCACCACCACTGCTTTCCCATCCGCCACCCGTTCCTCCTGA
- a CDS encoding MMPL family transporter, with translation MALLLYRLGKFSYRRRWLVISLWLAVLVAVGGSAAAFHGTLSNNFQIPGTETQRIADKLKQELPSASGGSATIVFEAPDGGFTAEGRAAVTDALKKLQALPEVRGTVDPFATQAQVDQAGKAITDGEQQLAAGQAQLDASRTQLEAGKAQLAAAEQQLTAAGAPAALIEAQLGQQKAALAQGQAKLDAGTRELEASKAKLDLGKRQAQAASAIRFVSEDNKAAVAQVQFKTSINGLAPAVRKQVQEIAHGTSSAGVTALASKEITEDISALFGTAEIVGIAVAALVLILMLGTVIAAGLPLLMAIMGVGVGVGITFALSGLFDMSSISPMLALMLGLAVGIDYSLFIVNRHRTQLLAGMDPEESVARANGTSGNAVVFAGLTVIIALAALVVPGLPFLTVMGLAAAGTVAVAVLVAITLTPAMLSLIGRRIISKRAWAKSEAHNAEPGHEAADLATDRERSTHGWGGLVTKHPWVALVAGVLLLGTLALPATQLQLALPDGGSEPVGSEAYQAYDLTARSFGEGVTGPIVAVGEFPANLDAAQAQRLQYDIADKLRAVDNVVAAVPMALSEDRRTAVFQVIPKEGPASASTVKVVSELRGLNGEIKADYDVAMGLTGQTAGNVDVSTKLGDALPPYLAIVVGLSLILLLLVFRSIVVPLLATGGFLLSLSAAFGAVVAVYQWGWLGNVFDVANPGAVLSFLPIILIGVLFGLAMDYQVFIASGMREAYMHGSSAKEAVRVGFRHAAAVVTAAAIIMVSVFSGFIFSHLTMVRPLGFAMAFGVLFDAFVVRMTIVPAVMYLLGDKSWWLPRWLDRILPDVDVEGAKLNRGQAAPVSGELVH, from the coding sequence ATGGCACTCCTCCTCTACCGCCTCGGCAAGTTCTCCTACCGCCGGCGCTGGCTTGTCATCTCCCTCTGGCTTGCCGTGCTGGTCGCCGTTGGCGGTTCTGCCGCAGCGTTCCACGGCACCCTGTCCAACAACTTCCAGATCCCCGGGACGGAAACCCAGCGGATCGCGGACAAGCTCAAGCAGGAGCTGCCCTCAGCGTCCGGCGGCAGCGCCACGATTGTCTTCGAAGCCCCCGACGGCGGCTTCACGGCTGAGGGCCGGGCGGCCGTGACGGACGCGCTGAAGAAGCTCCAGGCCCTCCCCGAGGTCCGCGGCACGGTGGATCCGTTCGCCACGCAGGCCCAGGTGGACCAGGCCGGCAAGGCCATCACCGACGGCGAACAGCAGCTCGCGGCCGGCCAGGCACAGCTTGACGCTTCCCGGACGCAGCTGGAAGCCGGCAAGGCACAGCTGGCGGCCGCGGAGCAGCAGCTCACCGCGGCGGGTGCACCGGCAGCGCTGATCGAGGCCCAGCTGGGCCAGCAGAAAGCCGCGCTGGCACAGGGCCAGGCCAAGCTCGACGCCGGCACCCGGGAACTGGAGGCCAGCAAGGCCAAGCTGGACCTCGGCAAGCGCCAGGCCCAGGCGGCGTCGGCCATCCGCTTCGTTTCCGAAGACAACAAGGCCGCCGTAGCGCAGGTGCAGTTCAAGACCTCCATCAACGGGCTGGCCCCGGCGGTGCGCAAGCAGGTGCAGGAGATCGCCCACGGGACTTCCTCTGCAGGCGTCACGGCACTTGCCAGCAAGGAAATCACCGAGGACATCTCGGCTCTCTTCGGCACCGCGGAAATCGTGGGCATCGCCGTGGCGGCGCTGGTCCTCATCCTCATGCTGGGCACGGTGATCGCCGCCGGACTGCCGCTGCTGATGGCCATCATGGGCGTCGGCGTGGGCGTGGGCATCACCTTCGCGCTGTCCGGCCTCTTCGACATGAGTTCCATCTCTCCCATGCTGGCCCTCATGCTGGGTCTCGCCGTGGGCATCGACTATTCCCTGTTCATCGTCAACCGGCACCGGACCCAGCTCCTGGCAGGCATGGACCCTGAAGAGTCGGTAGCCCGCGCCAACGGCACCTCCGGCAACGCCGTGGTCTTCGCCGGCCTCACCGTGATCATCGCCCTCGCCGCCCTGGTGGTCCCCGGACTGCCGTTCCTCACCGTCATGGGCCTCGCGGCGGCGGGAACCGTGGCGGTAGCCGTACTCGTCGCCATCACCCTGACCCCCGCCATGCTGTCCCTCATCGGACGGCGCATCATCTCCAAGCGGGCCTGGGCCAAGTCGGAGGCGCACAACGCCGAGCCCGGCCACGAGGCAGCGGACCTTGCCACCGACCGCGAACGCAGCACCCACGGGTGGGGCGGCCTGGTCACCAAGCACCCCTGGGTGGCCCTGGTTGCCGGCGTCCTCCTGCTCGGCACCCTGGCCCTGCCCGCCACCCAGCTGCAGCTCGCCCTGCCGGACGGCGGCTCGGAACCTGTCGGGTCCGAGGCCTACCAGGCCTACGACCTCACCGCCCGCAGCTTCGGCGAAGGGGTGACCGGACCAATCGTGGCCGTGGGCGAGTTCCCCGCAAACCTGGACGCAGCCCAGGCACAGAGGCTGCAGTACGACATCGCTGACAAGCTCCGCGCCGTGGACAACGTAGTGGCAGCCGTACCGATGGCGCTCAGCGAGGACCGCCGCACCGCCGTCTTCCAGGTCATCCCCAAGGAGGGCCCCGCCAGCGCCAGCACCGTCAAGGTGGTATCCGAACTGCGCGGCCTCAACGGCGAAATCAAGGCCGACTACGACGTCGCCATGGGCCTGACCGGGCAGACCGCCGGCAACGTGGACGTCTCCACCAAGCTCGGTGACGCCCTGCCGCCCTACCTGGCGATCGTCGTCGGGCTTTCCCTGATCCTGCTGCTGCTGGTGTTCCGCTCCATCGTGGTTCCCCTGCTGGCCACGGGCGGCTTCCTGCTGTCCCTGTCCGCAGCCTTCGGCGCCGTGGTGGCCGTGTACCAGTGGGGCTGGCTGGGGAACGTCTTCGACGTTGCCAACCCGGGCGCGGTGCTGAGCTTCCTGCCCATCATCCTGATCGGCGTGCTGTTCGGCCTGGCCATGGACTACCAGGTGTTCATCGCCTCCGGCATGCGTGAGGCCTACATGCACGGATCATCCGCCAAGGAAGCGGTCCGGGTGGGCTTCCGGCACGCAGCCGCGGTGGTCACCGCCGCCGCGATCATCATGGTCAGCGTGTTCTCCGGCTTCATCTTCAGCCACCTCACCATGGTCCGGCCGCTGGGCTTCGCGATGGCCTTCGGCGTCCTGTTCGACGCCTTCGTGGTCCGGATGACCATCGTCCCGGCCGTGATGTACCTGCTGGGCGACAAGTCCTGGTGGCTGCCCCGTTGGCTGGACCGGATCCTGCCGGACGTGGATGTGGAAGGCGCCAAGCTCAACCGCGGCCAGGCCGCACCGGTGTCCGGCGAGCTGGTCCACTAG
- a CDS encoding Maf family protein, whose amino-acid sequence MLHLILASQSPARTKLLAEAGIRHTVLVSDVDEAAVQERYGVTDPHDTALLLARAKAEAVASLPEAEGALVLGCDSVFEFDGEAHGKPYTADVARERMLRMSGSAGVLHTGHWLVDCRDTDDDGGGGRGSGATLGAVASAEVSFLEMEPAEIDAYIATGEPLHCAGSFTIDGLGGAFIRKVDGDPHAVVGLSVSTLRGLLAAANVRITDLWPPR is encoded by the coding sequence GTGCTCCATCTGATCCTCGCCTCCCAGTCCCCCGCCCGCACCAAGCTCCTGGCCGAGGCCGGCATCCGGCACACCGTGCTGGTGTCAGACGTCGACGAGGCCGCCGTCCAGGAACGGTACGGCGTCACGGACCCGCACGATACCGCTCTGCTGCTGGCCCGTGCCAAGGCTGAGGCTGTGGCGTCGCTGCCGGAGGCGGAGGGTGCGCTGGTGCTGGGCTGCGACTCGGTCTTCGAGTTCGACGGCGAAGCGCACGGCAAGCCCTACACCGCCGACGTCGCGCGCGAACGGATGCTCCGCATGAGCGGCAGCGCGGGGGTGCTGCACACGGGGCACTGGCTGGTGGACTGCAGGGACACGGACGACGACGGCGGCGGCGGCCGCGGCTCGGGCGCCACGCTCGGGGCGGTCGCCTCCGCCGAGGTTTCCTTCCTTGAGATGGAGCCGGCCGAAATCGACGCCTACATCGCCACCGGGGAACCCCTGCACTGCGCGGGCTCCTTCACCATCGACGGCCTGGGCGGCGCCTTCATCCGGAAGGTCGACGGCGACCCGCACGCCGTCGTCGGCCTTTCCGTCTCCACCCTGCGCGGGCTGCTCGCTGCCGCCAATGTCCGCATCACGGATCTCTGGCCGCCACGCTAG